The genomic DNA CCCCTTCATCAAATCCACACGCCCCTCAAGGTCCTGCATAGCCTCTACAAGCATCTCTGAGGAACCGCGCAAGTCATCTTCATCCACATGACCTGCCACTGGCTGGTTACACATACCCGCAAACGAGTCGATTTTCGGATCATACGAAAGAGCCAAAAACGGCGTGTATGTAACCGCAGCAAATATGAGGGAATGCAGCCGCATTCCGAACAGCAAATCCGACTTTCCGATAATCGCGATTTTTTCATCAATACTCGCATCAAACGGTGCCATATGCGCGGAATGCTTCATTTTATCCATAATGTCTTGAGAGGCATCACGATCATGTGCGCCATGCATCGGTACGAAGACGACCTCGGCCTCGAACTGATCCATAAAACGGTCAAGCTCTTCAGCAATCGTCGTTTTAAAATCTTCGTTCTCCTTCCAATTCCGGACGGAGACAGTCAAAACACGCCCGCTGAATCCCTGCTTCTCATACCAATCGGACGCGAGTTCTCCATCAAAGCCGATTACAGGGTCAGGCACGATTTCGAGCTCCTTCCTCACACCGATTTCTTCAAGCAGGTTCTTGGAATCCTGATCACGGACAGTGACCTGGCTCGCCTGGTTCATGACATGGCGGACGATCCATCGGCTGAACGAAAGGTTCAGTGGACCGATTCCTTGGGCATAGATGAACACAGGTTTCTTCAACCAACGCGCCAACTTGATGATTCCGCCGTAGTAAGGGATGGACTTCCACCCAGTCGAATCCTGGAACAGGCTTCCTCCACCGCTGATCAAGCCATCCGACGTTTTGAGCGCCTCTTTTACCTCAGCCATTTTCCAACGGTTCACAGCTTCAACGCCATAAAGTGCGGCCGTTTTTTCGGGATTATTGGAGAGAACGACGACTTCCACGTCCTTCTCGACAGAACGTAACGATTGAATGATGGAAAAGACGATTGCTTCATCGCCAATATTGTCAAAACCATAATATCCTGAAATGACGATCCTCATGTTACCACCTTGCTTTCCATTTTGAAACGTACCGATT from Pseudalkalibacillus sp. SCS-8 includes the following:
- the csaB gene encoding polysaccharide pyruvyl transferase CsaB, with product MRIVISGYYGFDNIGDEAIVFSIIQSLRSVEKDVEVVVLSNNPEKTAALYGVEAVNRWKMAEVKEALKTSDGLISGGGSLFQDSTGWKSIPYYGGIIKLARWLKKPVFIYAQGIGPLNLSFSRWIVRHVMNQASQVTVRDQDSKNLLEEIGVRKELEIVPDPVIGFDGELASDWYEKQGFSGRVLTVSVRNWKENEDFKTTIAEELDRFMDQFEAEVVFVPMHGAHDRDASQDIMDKMKHSAHMAPFDASIDEKIAIIGKSDLLFGMRLHSLIFAAVTYTPFLALSYDPKIDSFAGMCNQPVAGHVDEDDLRGSSEMLVEAMQDLEGRVDLMKGPVDEMKGTALDTAKKAIATFR